In Oncorhynchus keta strain PuntledgeMale-10-30-2019 chromosome 19, Oket_V2, whole genome shotgun sequence, a single genomic region encodes these proteins:
- the LOC118375615 gene encoding transmembrane protein 196-like, protein MCSSRKILWSLLLLSVLEVGLGVTSIVLGAVGLSRVREEHKLQQGDASPVWSGMCFLICGMCGVLCSKKRTGPIMILFSACCICGLIGGILNFQFIRALSRRPDSLRSLHLAAMTIACLGISSCTLSTWLTCRLANSEQQRMFLEREHSLHHSHEMAEKDSYTHGSFEILDNSSNGIPQISYNANTTSP, encoded by the exons ATGTGCTCCAGCCGGAAGATCCTGTGGAGCCTGCTGCTGCTGTCAGTGTTGGAGGTGGGTCTCGGGGTGACCAGTATCGTCCTGGGAGCCGTGGGGCTCAGCCGGGTCAGGGAGGAACACAAGCTGCAGCAAGGAGACGCTTCTCCCGTCTGGAGTGGCATGTGT tttctAATCTGTGGGATGTGTGGAGTACTCTGTTCCAAGAAGAGGACTGGACCCatc atGATTCTGTTCTCAGCTTGCTGTATCTGTGGTCTGATTGGAGGGATTCTCAACTTCCAGTTCATTAGGGCATTGTCACGACGACCAGACTCTCTACGTTCCCTACACCTAGCAGCCATGACTATTGCCTGCCTGG GTATCTCTTCCTGTACTCTCTCAACCTGGTTAACCTGTCGTCTGGCCAATTCAGAACAACAGAGGATGTTTCTGGAGAGAGAACACTCACTACATCACTCACACGAGATGGCTGAGAAGGATTCATACACACACGGATCTTTC GAGATCCTTGACAACTCCAGCAATGGGATTCCCCAGATCTCCTACAATGCTAACACCACATCTCCTTAA
- the LOC118375612 gene encoding DNA-directed RNA polymerase I subunit RPA43, with amino-acid sequence MANLEQTEDDPKHAKMSTEVSVLTNPTANGPSAAGGGDPGAFPSLVPSFASACKLVSTPYSCLVMDTHRRHIALSPMYLKKKRTGIQEELNTELLRYSESLKGVPLAYDEVSLLGQLGDIYDDNGYIHLDIQANFVVFQPQRGQKLLGTVNKLGVSHVGCLVHGCFNASVLKPAHVSMETWIEAGPRIGAELEFEVCQLDADIVGVLLIRGRLGRTRVQELMAAGESSDPTDPAEQLEEPDAEPALEPNQDWPDATVKPKKKKKEKHREEVASVPAPGDVVSRTAEDSSTNGHTEKRKKKRKEKRQNEEDEDKEVGGEGPVEVQGSDSSGYLSDKPNRKRKQGDDITSCLHGDPETPKTKKKKNK; translated from the exons ATGGCGAACTTGGAGCAGACAGAAGACGACCCAAAACACGCAAAAATGTCCACCGAAGTCTCGGTTTTAACCAATCCGACAGCAAACGGACCTTCTGCGGCAGGCGGTGGAGACCCAGGCGCGTTCCCAAGTCTGGTCCCGTCGTTCGCGAGCGCATGCAAGTTGGTGTCAACGCCGTACTCGTGTCTGGTCATGGACACGCACAGAAGACACATTGCCCTGTCGCCCATGTACCTGAAGAAGAAACGGACAGGGATCCAAGAGGAACTGAACACCGAACTGCTAAGATACTCAGAAAG TCTGAAAGGTGTGCCTCTGGCCTATGATGAGGTCAGTTTGCTGGGGCAGCTTGGAGACATCTACGACGATAACGGATACATTCACCTCGACATACAAGCCAACTTTGTCGTCTTCCAACCCCAGAGAGGACAGAAACTACTG GGTACAGTTAATAAGCTTGGTGTGAGTCACGTGGGCTGTCTGGTCCATGGCTGTTTCAACGCCAGCGTTCTGAAGCCAGCCCACGTCTCCATGGAGACCTGGATTGAGGCAGGACCCAGGATAGGGGCGGAGCTGGAGTTTGAGGTCTGTCAGCTAGACGCAGACATAGTCGGAGTACTGCTGATCAGAGGAAGACTTGGCAGGACACG GGTTCAGGAGCTGATGGCAGCTGGAGAGAGTTCTGATCCTACTGACCCCGCGGAACAGCTTGAGGAACCAGACGCAGAACCTGCTCTAGAACCCAACCAGGACTGGCCCGACGCCaccgtcaaacccaagaagaagaaaaaggaaaaacaCAGAGAGGAGGTGGCTTCAGTACCAGCCCCCGGAGACGTTGTCAGCAGAACAGCGGAGGACAGCAGCACTAACGGCCACactgagaagaggaagaagaagaggaaggagaaacgACAGAACGAAGAGGATGAGGACAAAGAAGTGGGGGGGGAGGGTCCCGTGGAGGTGCAGGGGAGCGACTCCAGTGGTTACCTTAGTGACAAGCCAAACAGGAAGAGGAAACAGGGTGACGATATCACGTCCTGTCTCCATGGAGATCCCGAAACGCCCAAAActaagaagaagaaaaataaatgA